The following are from one region of the Nicotiana tabacum cultivar K326 chromosome 3, ASM71507v2, whole genome shotgun sequence genome:
- the LOC142176106 gene encoding uncharacterized protein LOC142176106, producing MVRDMRARVKRFVLGFSDDLFAYANIDAQNNDMTITKMVAFVQGNEDRLKEEERLQKEKDREFSKRVKSAGNFNHGGSQAVGNRQFFKKSKSGPAPSSSSAPVQRSKYNKKNQNFKIVDSQSHASVGYRVPGFPICNTYDPGSTLSYVTPYIAKKFGIEPEKLCEPFEVSTPVGESVITRCIYRGCPIKVYHRLTVEDLVELEMIDFDVISGMDWLESCYATVGCRTKIVSFEFPGEPVLEWKGDAVTHRGRFISYLKAIKMISKGYFYHLVQVKNADDQIPILQSVPIVNEFPKVFPEDLPGVPSDREIDFGIGLLPVTKPISIPPYRMSPEELKELKVQLKDLLDKGFIRPSVSPWCAPVLFVRKKNGSLRKCIDYRQLNKVTLKNKYPLPRIDDLFDQLQGAQRWLELLNDYDVDILYNLGKVTVVADALSRLSMRRLAHVENRAESSLVAEVKKKQVSDPYLLQLKEGIHKYKTTTFEQGGNDGLHRSFKKHDSIWVIVDRLTKSAHFLPVRTTDSAEDYAKLYIHEIVRLHGSIILDRGSQFTTNFWKSLQKGLGTWVNLNTAFHPQTDGQVEHTIQTLEDMLRECVIDFKGNWDDHLPLIEFTYNNSYHSSIKMAPYEALHGRRCRSPIGLFKVGKAELLGTDLVYQAMEKVKLIQEHLKTTQSRQKSDSDMRHRDLEFQKFMGDPYLVVPTETIGVKDSLTYVEILVAILDRKMRKLRTKEIASMKVL from the exons ATGGTACGTGATATGAGGGCCAGAGTTAAACGGTTTGTTTTGGGATTTTCAGATGACTTGTTTGCTTATGCTAATATAGATGCTCAAAATAATGACATGACCATCACTAAGATGGTTGCCTTTGTTCAAGGGAACGAAGACAGGTTGAAGGAAGAAGAGCGGCTACAAAAAGAAAAGGACAGGGAATTCAGCAAGAGAGTTAAGTCTGCAGGAAATTTCAACCATGGGGGATCTCAAGCAGTAGGCAATCGCCAGTTTTTCAAGAAATCAAAATCTGGACCTGCTCCATCTTCATCTAGTGCACCAGTTCAAAGGTCAAAGTACAACAAGAAAAACCAGAATTTCAAAATAGTAGACTCACAGTCACATGCTAGTGTGGGCTATAGAGTCCCTGGTTTCCCTATTTGCAACACGTATG ATCCGGGATCCACCCTATCTTATGTAACTCCATATATTGCTAagaaatttgggatagaaccagaaaagTTGTGTGAACCTTTTGAAGTATCCACCCCAGTTGGAGAATCAGTTATAACAAGATGTATCTATAGGGGATGTCCAATCAAAGTGTATCATCGCCTTACTGTAGAAGACTTAGTAGAATTGGAGATGATAGACTTCGATGTGATAAGTGGCATGGATTGGTTAGAGTCTTGTTATGCCACAGTGGGTTGTAGAACCAAAATAGTGAGTTTTGAATTTCCCGGTGAACCAGTCTTAGAATGGAAGGGTGATGCAGTAACACAtaggggtaggtttatttcttatcttaaAGCCATAAAGATGATCTCCAAAGGATATTTCTATCACCTGGTTCAGGTTAAGAATGCAGATGATCAGATTCCCATTCTTCAGTCAGTACCAATTGTAAATGAGTTCCCAAAAGTGTTTCCCGAAGATCTTCCCGGAGTCCCTTCCGATAGggagattgactttggaattgGTCTACTCCCCGTCACtaagcctatatctattccaccttatagaatgtcTCCAGAAGAGTTGAAAGAGCTAAAAGTACAGTTGAAAGATCTTCTAGATAAGGGATTCATAAGGCCAAGTGTCTCACCTTGGTGTGCACCGGTCTTGTTTGTCCGAAAGAAGAATGGGTCTTTGCGCAAGTGCATTGACTATCgtcagttgaataaagtcacccTCAAGAACAAATACCCTCTTCCTAGaatagatgatttatttgatcaacttcagggtgccca gaggtggcttgaattacttaATGATTATGATGTTGATATCCTCTATAATCTGGGGAAGGTCACTGTTGTAGCCGATGCTCTCAGTCGGCTTTCTATGAGAAGATTAGCTCATGTTGAG AATAGGGCTGAatcctccttagtagccgaagtgaaGAAAAAGCAAGTCAGTGATCCCTACTTATTGCAGCTGAAGGAGGGAATTCACAAATACAAGACTACAACTTTTGAACAAGGGGGAAATGATG GTCTACATCGCTCGTTTAAGAAGCAtgattcgatttgggtgattgtagatcgacttaccaagtcagctCACTTCTTGCCAGTGAGGACTACGGATTCGGCTgaggattatgccaagttgtatatCCATGAAATTGTCCGATTGCATGGGTCCATAATCTTAGATCGTGGTTCTCAGTTCACAACGAACTTTTGGAAATCCCTTCAGAAGGGGTTGGGCACATGGGTGAACCTCAACACTGCTTTTCATCCTCAAACAGATGGCCAGGTGGAACACACCATTCAgactcttgaggatatgttgagggagTGTGTTATCGATTttaaaggtaattgggatgatcatctaccccTCATTGAGTTTacttataataacagctatcaCTCTAGTATAAAGATGGCACCTTACGAAGCTCTGcatgggcgaaggtgtagatcaccaattggttTGTTCAAAGTTGGCAAAGCGGAGTTGTTAGGAACTGATTTGGTCTATCAGGcgatggagaaagtcaagttaaTTCAAGAGCATTTGAAGACGACTCAAAGTCGCCAAAAGTCCGATTCGGATATGCgacatagagacctagagtttcaa AAATTCATGGGAGACCCTTATCTTGTGGTTCCTACAGAGACTATAGGGGTTAAAGACAGCCTGACATACGTAGAAATTCTAGTGGCTATCTTGGATCGTAAAATGCGCAAGCTCAGAACTAAGGAAATTGCTTCAATGAAAGTGctttag